A window of Passer domesticus isolate bPasDom1 chromosome 11, bPasDom1.hap1, whole genome shotgun sequence genomic DNA:
TGATGCCTGGAGCCATTCCAAGGGCCTGCAGCAGAGAGTCATGACTGAGATTTGCTCTCTAATTGCCCACAGTGTGATGAAATTGTTTCTAGTCTGTGCATAAAGTTGACATGGCCTCTGGAGTCCTGTGAATAGAGCTCTGCGTTTGCCTttggaaatatttcttcattCAAATAGATATTTCTGAGAAATAGACACAGGGAGGAACATATATTGAGCAAGAGGGTGACTTACCTGCGGCTGTTCTCGGGCGCTGGCAATCCTGTAGAGGCTGAGCACGTAGCCCTCCTCCCGGTCAGCGTTGATGTGGCGGAGAGCCAGgtctgcagcctcctccacGGCGGCGTCATCGCAGCggggacagagcagggcagcccctgctcctggggacggaggggcagcagggcaggggcacagcaccTGCATGCCAAAGAGCATCCAAGCAAGCCAAACCATCCTGCTTAGAGAGCCGGTGCTGCAGATCAGGGTGGTCAGTCAGGATGGAGGGGCTGAGACATGAGTGAGATAACAGGCCTTTATAGTGAAGCTGTGTCTCTTTATAAACTTGTGCCCCCTTTTTATTGCATACTGACCATCACCTTTAAACCTACAGCTGCAACAGTAAACACTAAGTCAATGATTACAAGGTTTTACAGAAGTGTTGTTGCTCCCTCTGAGACCAGACAGCACTTTttccttctggttttccatctCTAATTTGGACTTCACTGGGCAGATCATGCAGTTTTGACCTCATAGCAAGGGATAAGAATGCAAATACAAAGCTGCTTCCTTAAGAAACCAGATTTGCTTGAATAAATCtatgtgcagagcagctctggctccagTTCTGTTCTGTCAGTGATCCAGTTTTTCTGCCAAATAAAATGAAGACAAGGGTCTCAGTAATTTGAACAGAAAATGGATAAATGCCACAAGGTTGACTGATTTTGCACTTTGTATTTGTTAAATGACAGTTTTAAACAAATATATTGACTCTATTATATGCATTCAGTTTGGTTGTGATAGAAAGCTCAGTTTGGATTCATTCTGTGAGCATTTCTACTCATCTGGATACCTACAGCTGAATGCTACCCCTTAGCCCTGGAGGCATTGACACCCCTCAAGGGTCATGGCAAATTCTTCCTGGAGAAACTTTAGTTTGAAATGACAGCAGTGTGCCTTGTGAATAACCTGTCAGGAACTCCATGCTGGAGACAAGGGGGAATAACTTTACAAGTAGCTTCTGTCTTGAAGATCTGGAGAAGTGACAGGGACCATTACTTGGGAGGATGCCAGTGAATGTCACTGGTTTTCTACTAAGGGGCAACTGCAGCATTTCACCTTGAAGGACACCAGAAGCTGGGTTACCATGTCCCTGGATCTCATTTTTTTGTCATGGGACCCTGTGATTGCACCTTTCTGCTGGAGGACACCAAGTACCTTTAGTTTTGAAAGTTCTAttgaatgaggaagaaaaagtgCAAGTGAAGGGCATAATTGCCTCTTCAATACTACTGTGATGTTTGGAGTAGTTAAAGATTTCTATATTGTCACTTTTTTTATTGTCTGTGTAAAGAATCTTAGCCCAGAAGTGTTTAAAGCATCTGGGAGATGGCAGAATGTGTTCCAGGGAATGTCCATTGAAAGCTGGGATTATAGATACAGCCCGAAgacctgcagcagcactggagctgaaACTCCTCTAAGACTTTTCTTGGTGGCAGAGGTGCAAAACCCTGATAGCAGGACAGAAGGGGCACATGGCTGCTAGAGTGAGCCCCTCTTGTGTTGGGTGAGGGATAATGCACAGTCTGTGTCCCAGAGGGATGGGATACAAGGGGTGAATGTTGGGAAACACTGCTGTAGCCATAGTACAGGAaccgcagcagcagcaatgcagaCTCACTCCCATTGTTCCTTGTGCCTGGGGCTGCTTCCCCTGCAGCTAAAGGATAATAACTCATTTTCTTTATCCTTACAGTGCATGGCATTTCTATGGAGATGGGTGCCAGTTAGTACTGGCTGTGTCGGTGCTTCTTATAATAGGGGATTGTTATATCCCTGACTCTGTTCTTTGTACTCTTCCTCTgcctggaaaggaaaaattccTCTGTTGAAGTGGCTGACCTCAAAacatgggcacagctgggaaatCCGAGCATGTTCAGCCAAAGCAGCACATGAAGTACATGAGCTTTTGCAAAACAGGGtctgaaaaagctgaaaaacatTGTCAGCTAGTGATGCAGACCTGGCAAAACTCTTCATGCTGCATTTCAAGGCAGGGGGAATTTGTATTTCATCTACCACCATTTCATATGTCTCATTGCCCAGAGAATCAATTGTTAAATACTAACTCTGTTACTAAGGCCCAGGTGCATGAAAATGGGGCTATACTGGTGGGAGACAAAGTGATTGCTTCAAAGCAGTCATGGAAAACAGATCTGTAAGGGGGCACGATGTGTCCTTAAGAAGACAAGGGctaaggagaaagaagaagaggTGCAGCTACCAAAATGGAATGCACAGAGAAAATTTGTTTCTTCCTGTTTTAGAAAACAAGGGATTAGTTTCACCAGGTATAGAAGAACATCTGTGAGTATGGAGCTTGCAGATGTTTCTGCTACATATCTTTGCTTTGTGTGGTTTGAAAAGGCAACaagaaaatgcagcatttctGGATTTCAGGGATCACCAGGGGTAGGGATCCCTTCTATAAACATTGTTTCTGCCATCAGAAAATTTTGTCTCTTCTATAAATTAGTTCCTATTTAATTATATAGAAGACAATATCTATCGTTTAGTAATGGTGATTCCTAGTTTTCAAAAGTCTCATGTATCTGGTGTCACAGTGATGCAAAACAGAATAATTGCAGTTTCATTAATCCTGTGCTCATGCAGTGAGATGGGAAGACCTCCTTACTGCATCTTACTGCATTAAGAGATTTCTACAGCTTAATACTAGCACTTTTTGAAGGAATGGCTGCCTGCAGGTTATACTGTAATCACTGCTCTACAGAGGAGCAAAAACTCCCTGAGCCACTGACTGGCTGTGGCTGGTGCAATTGCCCACAACACGCTTCCTGCAAAACTCAGCATTTGCTTGAAATGTGAGAGCAGCTACCTTCACAGGCAGAGCTTGCCCTCAGTGTGCTGCCATCACATTAGGCTGTGGTTTATAGAGtttgattttcctttccttacaCACCCAGCTGAAGCGCTGGTGCAAGTGCCGATGACTTTTCCCTTCCCCATTGATAGAGCAGAGCAGACCCTCTCTGTATTGTGAGCTGTTGCACTATCACCAAGAGCAAGTGTTAGTTGTGTTGCTTACTGAGTACTGGATGGTTGTAACTAGGAGAACAGGACAGGTTATTTGAAAGAGTTCAGAAATGACATGTGTTCTGCAATTTTTTGCTGCCTGCATGATAATTATCTTGTAGCAAGTGCTGTTCCTGGTTAAACATTCATGACTGTCTTTGAGACTGTTCCCCAGGGCCTGCAGAATTCCAGTCTGGCTGGCAGTAAAGATCCTTCTGGCCCCAGCCCCTTATTAATTCTCTACCTAGAATAGATTCTGCCTCTAACATGTGCCAGAAATTCAGGGAAGATTTGACTGCTAGGACAATGGTAAATTGCCATCATTGTCAGGGTCCTGTTATATGAGATACATGCCCGTCATATATTTTTTATTCCCTTGAATTGGTATTTCCTCATATGCACACAGACCATGCAGGATCCCACGATTGTACTGCACCTGTGTGTCTGTTGGAACACAGACAAGACACATGTATTTGGCTGCAGGGATTGATGCTTTCAGCCTGCCAGCAATGAGTGTCCTGACTCTCTGTTCTTTTCATAGATATGGATGCTCTTGTGCCATGTCCAAAAGTTTTGAGGCACTTCTGGTGGATATCAAAAATAGGCACATGGTAGGAAACATTATAGGTGGAAGGGAAAAGTACTTTTTTCCTGCCACTTCTTTAGTGCTATTGGTGTGTGATCAAAAGGGAGGACTGAcctgattttctgcagtgctcagCACCCACACATCCCAGTGAAGCTGATGAGAAGTGCAGGAGCTTAGTGTTTTTGAAATCAAGCCCAGAATATGACTCATAATGCTGTGAAGGAGATACTTGACAactaaatgaaaatatatacGGATAGAAGGTAGCAAAGCTTTGAACATTTTATTGTGAACTACCCTTTTGGGTGGTGTTTCTATCACAAAGCTACAACTGTTGTATAGCTCTTACAACAGTTTCACTGAaacaatattttctgtattttagcTAGAGAATCCCTGTATGTAAAGTAAACTACTGCTATATGTTGTAATCATCTATATTTTGGAGCAGGCCTTTGCAAGACcctgaccatggctctgccctCTGGAGGGTAAAACTCATTCAGGCTCAGAGTCAAGTGTTCTCACCTATTTGTAGTCGATGCTGTGGTCTGTGTGTTGCTGTTGCACTGATCCCTCAGTTTGGCTGCCTTGCATTCTGAAACACAGCCTAGATATCGAAATGGCGAAtcttcccagggcagggaggaggaggaggcacaAAGCCAACTGGACGAGGTACTTTGTCATGCTGAGCAGCCTCTGCAACTGCTCTCTTTGTTACTGATTTTGCTGAGAGCATGGAACGCAAAATTTCTGAAGAGCTGGATTCAGATGCAACAGGGTTATTGTGGAAAAGCCCAAGATTGTGGTTTGTGACGCCTACAGCACTGGGTGCCAGTCCTGCTGATGTGTCTTGACCTGGATGAGCATAGGTAactccaggctggaaaagaaaaacaggtcATGTTGGTTTTCAGTGATCTGGGGCTTGTGATGTACAGGTAATTGATACCTGACTAGGTACCCTGCTCCTAAAAGCTGTAGGCCTGTAACCCAGGTTCAAATGCTCCTGACTATCACAGAAGTCTGATTTGCATTGGAACACATGCACAGGAACCCAGGAACACATTTTTTATAGCCAATGAATCATTAGGACCAAATTCTGTGCTATATGATCTTTCAGGGCCACCTGCACAGCTGGTGAAACATTCAAGACCAGCtgtctcattttctctttcatatacctcccagacagctAATTACTGTTGAGTTACCAAGAGCTGTTGTCCATAGGAAGCATTCAACCACCACCTAGTCCTCCTGAGACCAAATGTGGTCTAAAATACCTGGAGAGTACCAGGTCAGGTGCACATTTCCCTCCCCTTGCCACAGCAGTGCAGGACAAGGTCCCTGAATTCAGTCATGTCTAAGGACTAAAAGCCTCCAGCCTGACAATGCTGATTTCTGCTTTACATTTATCTACCCCATCCCTTTAGCTGAGCAGAGTTTGGTTCCCTTTGCCCTGCTGGACATGTGAATCTCCCAGATGGCCAAGAGGGAAAATTGTGTCAAGCATGGATGGCAGATATGACTTAATTCCCAGCACAGAAATCCATAGGGTAATCAGGAGCTACCTTATCTTGACTTTTAGGATACAAACTTAAGTTATCACAGGTGGCTAATGCAGGCTACAGTGAAAGAAGTAAACTCAAGATGATGCCTTGTAACAGCACCAGTAGGCTAGAATACCCAGGAAAGCAAGGGAATATCTGGAGCTGGTACCTGATGTCCATACAACTGGCAGTCCACCTGAAGGTCTTGTGAGGGACTTTTTACCATCACTGCTGTGCAGAAACCAAAATTCTGGCAAAGCAGAACATAGTCAAGAGAAAATAGTTAGAAAATAGAGGGAGGCTGCATTTTAATTTCAGCACATTTAGAAATGGCAACTTGTTCTCATGTTTTATCTGAGCAGTAGAGTGCTTGCTTTTTAGCCTGCCGGGCTCAAAAAAATAAAGCTCTTTAAATGCATAAGCAACAAATAAGGGAAACTCCTGTGTTCTTCTATAGTAAGATCCTTTGTATGTCTGGATATGAGGGAGGGAAAGAATATATAAGAATCTAGGTAAAGAGCTCCACCCCCTAGAACTGCTTAGGACTCAGTTTCATCAGAAACACGCATTTTAACGTAGTAAAGTATACAGTATAATCTCAAAAGCATATCTATCAAAACTGAGTGCATCGGAATTGTAGGAGGAGGAAACAGTCtgctggtggggtttttttgggtttttttggggtgtttttgtttgtttttgtttgtttgtttgtttgtttttggggttttttttgtttttgtttgggggtttttttgttttttttgtttttttttttttttgttttttttttatgtgactGTGTACTGTCCAGTACAAAGAGCCTGATTTTCTCAGGCGCTCACTTTAAGAATAAACAATAATATATAGTCtattcattaaaaatattctgtctCTGGTGCTCAAGCCTTTTTCAAATGTATTCAAAGCCATTAGAATTCAGTCCAGGTACctcagagaaaagagaaaggtgTGATATAGCTTTAAGAATGATATACTGAAAAACATATCATGAAGCTACACATCTCTTGCCCTTTGATCCCCACAGGGGTCTATTCCTGCTCCAGTGCAAGCACATCCCAGCATGATGCTGCTTTTCCAccccggggctggggaggctggggCTGATGTGCTGCCATACTCACAGACTGATCCTCGGGCAGCAGCTGACAAGCCCCCGCGTTGGCTTTGGCTTCTTCTGCAGAGCAGTTCGTGGCACCCACGGCAAACTCAGCAACAACAACGTGCCCTGGGTGATACTGATAAAACAGGAAAGATGTTTGACTGACTTTGCACTCAgaaactgcagagctgctgagaaaAGATAAAAGGCAAATGTTGTGGCTTCATCTCCCACTGGAGTGAAAGGGAATCCTGTGGCTAAAATGACACATAATAGTTGggaaattaaaagcaaatcaGGAGGGCGAATTAGAGCAAGCAAATAGTGTCTGTTTGCAAACATAACTAGGTAGCAGTGCACAATTACTGTACATGAAATATTATGTTTATATGAAAGGCTAGACATAGCTGTAGAAATTACCTGTATTTTGGCTCTTCCGATCTCGAGCAGTCTGAGGTAAGAATCGGTGGTTTTGCTGTTGTAGTCATTGAGAGCAGCTGACACTGTTTCCAACACCTCTGTGTCGTTCATTCTTGCCAGCAGTGGACAGTCAGGGCAGACTTTAAGAATGTCTTCAGTGGAGTCTGCAGGAGGAACAGagcatgttttgatcagatTGTAAATTGTTTAAAAAGGCATTATAGGCCTATTCAGTAACACAAAGCACTGTTTAAAATCCTGTCCCAAATTAAAGTGGAAGGAATTTTTCCAGTGCAGGCTATAGATGGCAGTGTGTCACACGACTTGGCCATTCAGATCTTTCTGCAAGGAAGAGTGCTGTGGACTTCAGTAGCACATTTTATATGTTCTTACTCAGTTTTtagaaaattttctttctggaaaCCTCTCTATGATACCAGTGAAAAGGTGCTTCAGCTCACACAAGGAATGGTAGAAAAATGAAGATATTTTACCTCACTGgagtgtgtttgtgtttgttaTTTCAGTCATCAGTTTTGACAGTAGTACTGAAGACATCTCGTACAGTGCAAAGAGATCTCACACTGAGCAGGCAGAATAGACATTCTGCTTTCCCATGGCAGTATTGAAAATGCTGGATTTAGTAAAGAAGCTGCATCTGCCAATGGGACTCTGATGACCAACAAGTGCAAGTAAACTCAGATCAGCAAGGAATCAAATTCTTAAGGTTAAACTGCTAGCTGAAAAGACTCAAATCTGGGACCTGCTCCCCAGTTAGTCTTACAGTATCTTAGTT
This region includes:
- the AHSG gene encoding alpha-2-HS-glycoprotein, with translation MKALVALILLVQLPIHKAVPAAPPAPLGCDDPESEAAAEVAVNYINGHSHHGYKFALNRIEDIRVVPQGPNNDLIFLELDLLETKCPILSPTPLANCTVRSFAEHAVEGDCDVKMQKVDGTLSVLASKCHSHADSTEDILKVCPDCPLLARMNDTEVLETVSAALNDYNSKTTDSYLRLLEIGRAKIQYHPGHVVVAEFAVGATNCSAEEAKANAGACQLLPEDQSNFGFCTAVMVKSPSQDLQVDCQLYGHQPGVTYAHPGQDTSAGLAPSAVGVTNHNLGLFHNNPVASESSSSEILRSMLSAKSVTKRAVAEAAQHDKVPRPVGFVPPPPPCPGKIRHFDI